From Alteromonas australica, one genomic window encodes:
- the tig gene encoding trigger factor: protein MQVSVETTQGLERRLTISVPADAVDSAVKSRLQQLAKTQRINGFRPGKVPVSVIKKRFGQAVRQEVAGDVMQQNFYQAIVQEKIQPAGMPKFELTKDEDGQDLEFVASFEVYPEVEVKGVSDIEIEKPVVDITDEDLDNMMETLQKQHASWKEVKRKAKKDDKVIIDFVGTVDGEEFEGGKAEDFALELGQGRMIPGFEKPLVGAKAGEEVTIEVTFPEDYHAENLKGKEAVFQATVKKVEGQSLPKVDEEFAKLFGVEEGGVDALKAEVRKNMERELNQTLKAQVKEDVIAKLVEANEFDIPQALIDQEVNALREQAKQRFSQQGGGQNLPELPAELFTDNAKRRVSIGLILGEVIKQNELKADEAKVNEMIETAASAYEDPQEVVEYYNNNQELMQQMQNVALEEQAIEWVLEQANVTEVTKAFDEVMNKQA, encoded by the coding sequence ATGCAAGTTTCTGTCGAGACGACCCAGGGTTTAGAACGCCGTCTTACTATCAGCGTTCCAGCTGACGCTGTTGATTCAGCGGTTAAGTCACGCCTACAACAGTTGGCGAAAACACAACGCATCAATGGCTTCCGTCCAGGAAAAGTTCCAGTAAGCGTAATTAAAAAACGTTTCGGCCAAGCGGTTCGCCAAGAAGTTGCTGGCGACGTAATGCAGCAAAACTTCTACCAAGCTATCGTTCAGGAAAAAATTCAACCTGCTGGCATGCCAAAGTTTGAATTAACGAAAGATGAAGACGGACAAGATCTTGAATTTGTCGCCTCATTTGAAGTTTACCCTGAAGTAGAAGTGAAAGGTGTAAGCGATATCGAGATTGAAAAGCCAGTAGTAGACATTACTGACGAAGATCTAGATAACATGATGGAAACCCTGCAAAAGCAGCACGCTAGCTGGAAAGAAGTTAAGCGTAAAGCGAAAAAAGATGACAAAGTTATCATCGATTTCGTAGGCACGGTTGACGGTGAAGAATTCGAAGGTGGTAAAGCTGAAGATTTCGCACTAGAACTGGGTCAAGGCCGCATGATTCCTGGTTTCGAAAAGCCGTTGGTTGGCGCGAAAGCGGGTGAAGAAGTGACTATCGAAGTGACTTTCCCTGAAGATTATCACGCTGAAAACCTAAAAGGTAAAGAAGCGGTATTCCAAGCAACCGTGAAAAAAGTGGAAGGCCAATCTCTACCTAAAGTAGACGAAGAATTTGCCAAGCTTTTCGGTGTTGAAGAAGGCGGTGTAGACGCGCTTAAAGCTGAAGTTCGTAAGAACATGGAACGTGAACTTAACCAAACGTTAAAAGCGCAGGTTAAAGAAGACGTTATCGCTAAACTTGTTGAAGCAAACGAATTTGATATTCCTCAAGCGCTTATCGACCAAGAAGTTAACGCTCTGCGTGAACAAGCGAAGCAGCGTTTCAGCCAACAAGGCGGTGGTCAAAACCTTCCTGAGCTTCCAGCTGAACTCTTCACTGACAATGCTAAGCGTCGTGTTTCAATCGGCCTTATCCTTGGTGAAGTGATCAAGCAAAACGAGCTTAAAGCTGATGAAGCGAAAGTTAACGAGATGATCGAAACTGCTGCTTCAGCGTACGAAGACCCACAAGAAGTGGTAGAATACTACAACAACAACCAAGAGCTTATGCAGCAAATGCAAAACGTTGCACTTGAAGAGCAAGCTATTGAGTGGGTTCTTGAGCAAGCAAATGTTACCGAAGTAACAAAAGCTTTTGACGAGGTTATGAACAAACAGGCGTAA
- the folD gene encoding bifunctional methylenetetrahydrofolate dehydrogenase/methenyltetrahydrofolate cyclohydrolase FolD, producing the protein MTAHLIDGKLIAKQVRQHVSSYVDSLIEAKKRQPGLAVVLVGSDAASQVYVSNKRKACEEVGFVSRSFDLPADTSEEKLLSIVDDLNADNEIDGILVQLPLPAGLNAEKVLERIHPHKDVDGFHPYNIGRLAQRIPALRPCTPKGIMTMIEATKRPVKGLDAVIIGASNIVGRPMSLELLLAGCTVTTCHKFTQDLKAHVNRADLLVVAVGKPNFIPGEWIKPGAIVIDVGINRMGDGSLVGDVEFEKAKERAGWITPVPGGVGPMTVASLIENTLEAYVKFHS; encoded by the coding sequence ATGACCGCTCACCTAATTGATGGCAAGCTAATTGCCAAACAAGTTCGCCAACATGTTTCTTCATATGTAGACTCTTTAATTGAGGCTAAAAAAAGACAACCTGGCCTTGCCGTTGTTTTAGTAGGAAGTGATGCAGCTTCTCAAGTTTATGTGTCTAACAAACGAAAGGCGTGTGAAGAAGTGGGGTTTGTTTCTCGCTCTTTTGATTTGCCTGCAGACACGTCAGAAGAAAAGTTACTTTCTATCGTTGATGATTTAAATGCTGACAATGAAATAGACGGTATATTGGTACAACTGCCCTTACCAGCGGGTTTAAACGCTGAAAAAGTCTTAGAGCGCATTCACCCGCATAAAGATGTAGACGGATTCCACCCTTACAATATTGGCCGACTCGCGCAAAGAATTCCCGCACTACGCCCCTGTACCCCAAAGGGGATCATGACAATGATAGAGGCGACGAAGAGACCGGTAAAAGGTTTAGACGCCGTTATCATAGGTGCCTCAAATATTGTGGGCCGTCCTATGAGTTTAGAGCTACTACTGGCGGGTTGCACCGTGACTACCTGCCATAAATTCACGCAAGACTTAAAAGCGCATGTCAATCGTGCCGACCTTCTTGTGGTGGCGGTAGGAAAGCCTAACTTCATTCCTGGAGAGTGGATTAAGCCTGGCGCAATTGTTATTGATGTAGGTATCAACCGTATGGGCGATGGCTCGTTAGTGGGTGACGTTGAGTTTGAGAAAGCCAAGGAACGAGCGGGATGGATTACACCAGTGCCTGGGGGCGTAGGCCCAATGACAGTGGCAAGTCTCATTGAAAACACGCTAGAAGCGTACGTAAAGTTCCATTCTTAA
- a CDS encoding DUF1415 domain-containing protein, which yields MENQHYISATLQWVDDIVIHHNFCPFARYARYPGGIHCEVTAATADAGSVLATLFDECRRLDNDANIATTLLILTNEDAKDFNRYLDILAIAEKMLSDWGYAGIYQLASFHPDYQFEGEDSASPSHFTNRSPYPLLHLIRESDISKYMQNEEDAEKIYTHNMEKAQTLGCPYFRDKLKALKTN from the coding sequence ATGGAAAATCAACATTACATCTCGGCGACATTGCAATGGGTGGATGATATCGTCATCCACCACAACTTTTGTCCCTTTGCTCGCTATGCCCGCTATCCTGGCGGAATACATTGTGAAGTGACAGCCGCCACAGCCGATGCAGGGAGTGTCCTTGCGACATTGTTTGATGAATGTAGACGCCTCGACAATGACGCCAATATTGCGACGACGCTCCTAATACTGACAAACGAAGATGCAAAAGACTTTAATCGTTACCTTGATATTCTTGCGATAGCAGAAAAAATGTTGAGTGATTGGGGATATGCAGGCATTTATCAACTCGCCAGCTTTCATCCAGACTACCAATTTGAAGGTGAAGACAGTGCGTCACCCTCTCACTTTACCAACCGTTCTCCGTATCCGCTGCTTCATTTAATCCGCGAATCAGACATTTCGAAATATATGCAAAATGAAGAGGATGCGGAAAAGATTTACACTCATAATATGGAAAAGGCGCAGACGCTAGGTTGCCCTTATTTCAGAGATAAGTTGAAAGCGCTCAAAACGAATTAA
- the tsaA gene encoding tRNA (N6-threonylcarbamoyladenosine(37)-N6)-methyltransferase TrmO, whose protein sequence is MNNNNIPITPIGFITSPFKQKFAIPRQPNLAKAKGHITLTEQFNDIRVFKGLEGFSHVWVLFQFHKNSDKGWKPTVKAPRLGGNETLGVFASRSTHRPNGIGMSVLKRGGYYKHNGLVQLEVEGLDLLDGTPILDIKPYLPYADICESATDKLDDYAPIPNRQVVISEQARASLTKASMTHSDLETLIVSVLQQDPRPAYKHKLDDDPKEYRVMLYAYDIYFYVQQGTLVVTQLKAV, encoded by the coding sequence ATGAATAACAACAATATACCTATCACTCCCATAGGTTTTATCACCAGCCCTTTTAAGCAGAAGTTCGCGATCCCACGACAACCTAATTTGGCGAAGGCAAAAGGGCATATCACCCTCACTGAACAATTTAACGACATACGTGTATTTAAAGGGTTAGAAGGCTTTAGCCATGTGTGGGTACTGTTTCAGTTTCACAAGAATAGTGATAAAGGTTGGAAGCCCACGGTAAAGGCACCACGATTAGGTGGCAATGAGACATTAGGGGTATTTGCTAGCCGCAGTACACATAGACCTAATGGGATTGGGATGTCTGTTTTAAAACGCGGAGGCTACTACAAACACAACGGCCTCGTGCAGTTAGAGGTAGAAGGGCTAGACTTACTGGATGGCACCCCTATCTTAGATATCAAGCCTTACCTTCCCTATGCGGACATATGTGAAAGCGCCACAGACAAGCTAGATGATTATGCCCCTATTCCCAATCGCCAAGTTGTGATTAGCGAGCAAGCAAGGGCAAGCCTAACTAAAGCGAGCATGACCCACAGCGATTTAGAGACACTGATTGTTTCTGTGCTACAGCAAGATCCGCGACCAGCGTACAAACACAAACTCGATGACGATCCGAAGGAATACCGTGTCATGCTGTATGCGTACGATATTTACTTTTATGTTCAGCAGGGAACACTGGTTGTCACACAATTGAAAGCGGTTTAA
- a CDS encoding proline--tRNA ligase, with protein sequence MRTSQYLLATQKETPADAEVISHQLMLRAGMIRKLASGLYTWLPSGLRVLNKISNIVREEMNKAGAIEVLMPVVQPADLWQESGRWDEYGPELLRVKDRHQRDFVLGPTHEEVITSLVRNEISSYKQLPLNLYQIQTKFRDEVRPRFGIMRGREFTMKDAYSFHLEDSCLEKTYQIMFEAYCNIFTRLGLDFRAVIADSGSIGGNHSHEFHVLADSGEDAIAFASDSNYAANVEMAEAIAPEKQHASGLAEEVVSVDSADLETALASLNVDAAQAVKVIVVKGESEEGEAERWVALVLSAQHTLNDIKAEKVAGIQVPLVVASEEKATAVLGVHPTFADPSALTLPTVVDLSAAALADFVCGGNSENTMRKNANWVGELETADLRNVVSGDASPDGNGTLEIKRGIEVGHIFQLGSKYSEAMNCGVLSETGKHQTLTMGCYGIGVSRIVAAAIEQNHDKFGIKWPDPIAPFKLALIPMNMHKSHRIKEAAEGLYKTLLDMGIEVLFDDRKERPGVMFNDMELIGIPHTIVIGERNLDNQQVEYKNRHTGEKQLIDLSAAREFVATL encoded by the coding sequence ATGCGCACTAGTCAATATTTGCTTGCCACGCAGAAAGAAACCCCCGCCGATGCTGAGGTTATCAGCCACCAGCTAATGTTGCGTGCGGGCATGATAAGAAAGCTAGCCTCTGGTCTATATACTTGGTTACCCAGTGGCCTTCGCGTATTAAACAAAATTTCAAATATCGTGCGTGAAGAAATGAATAAAGCCGGCGCGATTGAAGTGTTGATGCCCGTGGTTCAGCCCGCTGACCTTTGGCAAGAATCTGGACGTTGGGACGAATATGGCCCTGAACTTTTACGTGTCAAAGACCGCCATCAGCGAGACTTTGTATTAGGCCCCACTCATGAAGAAGTCATTACTTCTTTGGTGCGCAATGAAATTAGCAGCTACAAGCAACTGCCGTTAAACCTATATCAAATTCAAACGAAATTTCGTGACGAAGTTCGCCCTCGTTTTGGCATCATGCGTGGTCGTGAGTTCACCATGAAAGATGCGTACAGCTTCCACTTAGAAGACAGCTGTTTAGAAAAAACGTATCAAATCATGTTTGAGGCGTACTGCAATATTTTCACCCGTTTAGGCCTAGATTTTAGAGCGGTCATTGCAGATTCAGGCTCTATTGGCGGCAACCACTCTCACGAATTTCATGTTTTAGCTGACTCAGGTGAAGATGCCATTGCCTTTGCCAGTGACAGTAACTATGCCGCCAATGTGGAAATGGCAGAAGCCATAGCACCTGAGAAGCAACACGCCTCCGGTTTAGCTGAAGAAGTCGTCAGCGTAGACTCCGCAGACCTAGAAACCGCATTAGCGTCACTCAATGTTGACGCAGCACAAGCCGTAAAAGTGATTGTGGTCAAAGGCGAATCAGAAGAGGGCGAGGCAGAACGCTGGGTAGCGTTAGTGCTGTCAGCGCAGCATACGCTGAACGACATTAAAGCGGAAAAAGTTGCCGGTATACAGGTACCTTTGGTGGTTGCTAGTGAAGAAAAAGCAACCGCTGTACTTGGTGTACACCCTACGTTTGCCGACCCGAGCGCACTGACGCTTCCTACTGTGGTAGATTTGAGTGCAGCTGCCCTTGCAGATTTCGTGTGTGGTGGTAACAGCGAGAACACCATGCGTAAAAACGCGAACTGGGTGGGTGAGCTTGAAACAGCAGATTTGAGAAATGTAGTTTCCGGCGACGCCTCACCTGACGGAAATGGTACACTGGAAATTAAACGTGGTATCGAAGTCGGTCATATTTTCCAGTTAGGCAGCAAATACTCAGAAGCCATGAATTGCGGTGTGTTAAGCGAAACAGGCAAACACCAAACCCTAACCATGGGTTGCTATGGTATTGGCGTTTCACGTATTGTGGCTGCGGCAATCGAGCAAAATCATGATAAGTTTGGTATTAAGTGGCCCGATCCTATCGCTCCCTTTAAGCTGGCGCTTATTCCAATGAATATGCACAAATCTCATCGCATCAAGGAAGCGGCTGAAGGCTTATATAAAACCTTGTTAGACATGGGCATAGAAGTGCTATTCGACGATAGAAAAGAGCGCCCAGGCGTCATGTTCAACGACATGGAACTTATCGGTATTCCTCACACAATTGTGATTGGTGAAAGAAACTTAGACAATCAACAGGTGGAATATAAAAATCGCCATACAGGTGAAAAACAACTGATTGATTTGTCGGCTGCGAGAGAATTTGTCGCCACCTTGTAA
- a CDS encoding MBL fold metallo-hydrolase: protein MRVTFYGVRGSIPTPGAAYIKYGGNTACVHVELNDGTDIILDSGTGIRLLGNKLKNKTSPIHLLLSHNHWDHIQGFPFFSPIYQANRDIFIYPGQTSLAQHDHILQQMEGSFFPVSPCDLHANIQFKTFPENQMSWQIGNAKIKRLRMNHPGKGSAYCLEEDGVKLAYITDNELYPPYQKETNFLGFVDFAKDADMIIHDAQYLASDMPDKSGWGHSVAEEAVKLALACQAKHLALYSHDPDRTDKDIDMIVEHCEQYITVTESALAVFASAEGQTLIF, encoded by the coding sequence ATGCGAGTCACTTTTTACGGCGTTAGAGGGTCTATTCCGACCCCTGGCGCAGCGTACATCAAGTACGGTGGAAATACCGCATGCGTTCACGTTGAGCTTAACGACGGCACCGATATCATATTAGACTCAGGCACGGGCATTCGTCTGTTAGGCAATAAGTTAAAAAACAAAACCTCCCCTATCCACCTATTATTAAGTCATAATCATTGGGACCATATACAGGGTTTTCCATTTTTCTCTCCGATATACCAGGCTAACCGCGATATCTTTATTTACCCTGGCCAAACATCACTTGCACAGCATGATCATATTTTGCAGCAAATGGAAGGCTCATTCTTTCCCGTGTCTCCTTGTGATTTACACGCGAATATCCAATTTAAAACATTTCCTGAAAATCAAATGTCATGGCAAATTGGCAATGCGAAAATAAAGCGGTTAAGGATGAACCACCCCGGAAAAGGCAGTGCCTATTGTCTTGAAGAAGACGGCGTGAAACTGGCGTATATTACCGACAATGAGCTCTATCCTCCCTATCAAAAAGAAACAAACTTTTTAGGTTTTGTGGATTTTGCGAAAGATGCAGATATGATAATTCATGATGCACAATACTTAGCCTCTGACATGCCAGATAAATCAGGTTGGGGGCATTCAGTGGCTGAAGAAGCGGTAAAACTGGCGCTTGCATGCCAAGCGAAGCATCTCGCTTTATATAGTCATGATCCAGATCGCACCGATAAAGATATAGATATGATTGTCGAACACTGTGAGCAGTACATTACCGTCACAGAATCTGCATTAGCTGTTTTTGCTTCTGCGGAAGGGCAAACCCTCATTTTTTAA
- a CDS encoding phospholipase A: protein MSVLKSLLYMAVFTSCSQHVHAQEKQQSEDSDENDIEVIDIIKRDVTTESALDNRMEGDKEALDNSFAMTQHRQNYILPITYITNPNSAGNSELTEENIDKKEAKFQVSTKFPLYLEEAGFDGVYFGFTLTSFWQLYNSEVSKPFRETNYEPEVFWQETADYSVFGYKFNTFQVGFNHMSNGQSGLQSRSWNRLFASIVFSDNDDIYYLKTWYRIPEDEKDDINDPTGDDNPDIQDYYGRIELGYGRKIGAFKMMALLRNNLDFDENRGSIQLDFTYPISDRYELLLQYFNGYGDSLIDYNRSQERIGVGFQLLFL, encoded by the coding sequence GTGTCAGTGTTAAAGTCCTTACTATATATGGCTGTGTTTACTTCATGCAGTCAGCACGTACATGCTCAAGAAAAACAGCAGAGTGAAGATAGCGACGAAAATGATATTGAAGTTATCGATATTATTAAGCGCGATGTGACTACGGAAAGCGCTTTAGACAATCGCATGGAAGGCGATAAAGAAGCGCTGGATAACTCCTTCGCCATGACCCAACACAGGCAAAATTATATTCTTCCCATAACTTACATCACTAACCCCAATTCGGCCGGCAATAGTGAATTAACGGAAGAAAATATTGATAAAAAAGAAGCTAAATTCCAGGTCAGCACTAAGTTCCCGTTGTATCTAGAAGAAGCCGGTTTCGACGGAGTTTACTTTGGTTTTACCCTCACATCATTTTGGCAATTGTACAACAGTGAAGTATCAAAGCCGTTTCGCGAAACCAACTACGAACCAGAAGTGTTTTGGCAAGAAACCGCTGATTACTCTGTTTTCGGCTACAAGTTTAATACCTTCCAAGTAGGTTTTAATCATATGTCAAACGGCCAAAGTGGCTTGCAATCACGCAGTTGGAACCGCCTGTTTGCCTCAATCGTGTTTAGTGATAACGATGATATCTATTACCTCAAGACGTGGTACCGTATTCCGGAAGACGAAAAAGACGACATTAATGATCCTACCGGAGATGACAACCCAGATATTCAAGACTACTACGGCAGAATAGAGCTTGGGTATGGCCGTAAAATTGGCGCATTTAAAATGATGGCATTGCTAAGAAATAACTTAGACTTTGACGAAAACCGAGGCAGCATTCAACTCGACTTTACCTATCCTATCTCTGATAGATACGAGCTGCTACTGCAATACTTTAACGGCTACGGCGACTCGTTAATTGACTATAATCGCTCTCAAGAGCGTATTGGTGTTGGATTCCAACTACTGTTCTTATAA
- a CDS encoding histone deacetylase family protein — protein sequence MIPLVFHPIYSQLELPHRHRFPIEKYVGIRDELVKRGVSESGFTQPLPLSERDLYQYYSQDYVKALSSGTLDVKAMRRIGFPWSEQLIKRTYTAVAGTCLTAQLAIEQGKALNLTGGYHHAFADYGSGFCLFNDLYLAAKTMQKASHIDNVLILDLDVHQGDGTAKLAENDNDIFTLSIHGEKNFPHRKQQSNIDIGLLKGAGDDEYLTTLDEALTLVLRQFQPDAIIYDAGVDIHVNDDLGLLNVTTEGVLTRDKRVFDFADGCGVPIAAVIGGGYQRDIAALVDVHLQLYKAAGVIAR from the coding sequence ATGATCCCATTGGTGTTTCACCCCATTTATAGTCAACTCGAATTACCTCATAGACACAGATTCCCAATAGAAAAATACGTGGGGATAAGAGATGAACTGGTGAAGCGAGGGGTGAGTGAATCGGGCTTTACGCAGCCACTCCCCCTATCAGAACGTGACTTGTATCAGTATTATTCTCAGGATTACGTGAAGGCGCTATCTAGCGGTACATTAGATGTAAAAGCGATGCGTCGAATTGGCTTTCCATGGTCTGAGCAATTGATTAAACGTACCTACACCGCTGTGGCAGGTACCTGTTTAACGGCACAACTTGCCATTGAACAAGGCAAAGCCCTCAACCTGACGGGAGGCTATCATCATGCATTTGCAGATTATGGCTCGGGTTTTTGCCTGTTTAACGACTTGTACCTTGCGGCGAAGACAATGCAAAAGGCGTCACATATTGATAATGTACTTATTCTTGATTTAGATGTACATCAAGGGGACGGTACGGCTAAGTTGGCAGAGAATGATAACGATATCTTTACGTTGTCTATCCACGGTGAAAAAAACTTCCCTCACCGAAAACAGCAATCAAATATCGATATTGGTTTGCTCAAAGGGGCAGGTGACGATGAATATTTAACGACCCTTGATGAGGCGCTCACTTTAGTTCTACGTCAATTTCAACCTGATGCAATCATTTACGACGCTGGCGTGGACATTCATGTCAATGACGATTTAGGCTTGTTGAATGTCACGACAGAAGGTGTTCTCACCCGTGATAAGCGGGTATTTGATTTCGCCGATGGCTGTGGTGTGCCCATAGCCGCCGTTATTGGTGGCGGCTATCAGCGAGATATCGCAGCGCTGGTGGATGTACACCTGCAGCTTTACAAAGCGGCGGGTGTCATTGCTCGCTAA
- a CDS encoding methyl-accepting chemotaxis protein — protein sequence MFNFTSISRLVMTPVLASLMILVLLNSASIMKAFSLLNAFDELENTLVQSERDVNHIHSAFKTQVQEWKNVLLRGHNQDDREKYWSRFKQKEQEITRAFESMLLNDIISNEAKADIREFQSAHQVMAQKYREGYEAYVQSGFDPKVGDSYVRGIDRAPAKLLTSISQNIASESATAISDLKSNTRSILWIIMVAALSLSILSVAYVIYCLRKHVIKPIKQVAGCISNLAASQYDYDLSYSSYHELGVLADSARSLQTKLKESVRQLQDAEQEMERAFGTLSQVSASIMEGANGQRSASRSLDSSTDKLKEIVQNLVAITDQVAVATNNSEKNVASCYATFEKANLGFKQLAETVTESSDIVSELQNRSTNILKVVNVINEIADQTNLLALNAAIEAARAGEHGRGFAVVADEVRALAAKTQQSTKEINDILSSFESEAKGAVSAMSTGKTLSDNNAAEAAIALDTLNEVVKDIQETASVVVALNEAADEQEAVLQQVESIINNVVTSSEKYHQLAQGDDISRSMKSMSFNVEKVVNSLTR from the coding sequence GTGTTCAATTTCACCAGCATAAGTCGATTGGTAATGACCCCCGTTCTTGCCAGTTTGATGATTTTAGTTTTGTTAAATAGTGCATCTATCATGAAGGCGTTTTCTCTTTTGAACGCCTTTGATGAGTTAGAAAACACGCTGGTGCAATCGGAAAGAGATGTCAATCATATTCACAGTGCATTTAAAACCCAAGTTCAAGAATGGAAAAATGTGCTGTTACGCGGGCACAACCAAGACGACCGTGAAAAATACTGGTCGCGATTTAAGCAAAAAGAACAGGAGATTACACGTGCGTTCGAAAGTATGTTGCTAAACGACATAATTAGTAACGAAGCCAAAGCGGACATCAGAGAATTTCAAAGCGCCCATCAGGTGATGGCGCAGAAGTACCGGGAGGGTTACGAGGCTTACGTACAATCCGGGTTCGATCCTAAAGTTGGTGACAGCTACGTGAGAGGGATCGATAGAGCGCCTGCTAAGTTACTGACCAGTATTTCACAAAATATCGCTTCAGAATCGGCTACGGCTATCTCTGACCTTAAAAGCAACACGCGAAGCATCTTATGGATAATCATGGTGGCCGCGTTGTCACTGTCTATATTGAGCGTGGCTTACGTCATATATTGTCTTCGTAAACATGTTATTAAGCCAATCAAGCAAGTCGCAGGGTGTATTTCAAATTTAGCGGCCAGTCAATATGATTACGACCTCTCTTATTCGAGTTACCACGAACTTGGCGTGCTAGCCGATTCAGCCCGCTCGCTTCAGACAAAGCTGAAAGAGTCGGTTAGACAGTTGCAAGATGCGGAACAAGAAATGGAGCGGGCCTTTGGTACGCTTAGTCAGGTTAGTGCCTCTATTATGGAAGGCGCCAACGGCCAGCGTTCGGCATCGCGGTCTCTAGACAGCAGTACTGATAAACTCAAAGAGATTGTTCAGAATTTGGTGGCAATTACCGATCAAGTGGCAGTGGCGACAAACAATTCAGAAAAAAATGTGGCAAGTTGCTATGCCACATTTGAAAAAGCCAATTTAGGCTTTAAACAATTGGCTGAAACGGTAACGGAATCAAGTGATATAGTCTCTGAATTGCAAAATCGCAGTACCAATATTTTAAAAGTGGTTAATGTGATTAATGAAATTGCTGATCAAACCAACTTATTAGCGTTAAACGCAGCGATTGAAGCAGCACGAGCTGGAGAGCATGGTAGAGGTTTTGCCGTGGTTGCAGATGAAGTACGCGCACTGGCTGCCAAGACGCAGCAATCGACCAAAGAAATTAATGATATTCTGAGTAGTTTTGAGTCGGAAGCAAAAGGCGCTGTGTCTGCGATGTCGACGGGTAAAACCTTGTCTGACAATAATGCGGCAGAAGCGGCTATCGCGCTAGATACCCTAAATGAAGTAGTGAAAGACATTCAAGAAACTGCCAGTGTTGTTGTGGCGCTGAACGAAGCGGCCGATGAGCAGGAAGCCGTATTGCAGCAAGTGGAAAGTATTATTAATAATGTAGTGACATCATCAGAAAAGTATCATCAGTTGGCGCAAGGTGATGATATTTCCCGCTCTATGAAGAGTATGTCATTTAACGTAGAAAAAGTCGTGAATAGTTTGACCCGATAA